In Apium graveolens cultivar Ventura chromosome 10, ASM990537v1, whole genome shotgun sequence, the following are encoded in one genomic region:
- the LOC141691857 gene encoding plasma membrane ATPase 1-like, with product MEYNFEGRYDLVRFLTTVQKAGLYANLRVGPYRISSLAEVFRDGRWNEEDDVVLVPGDIISIKLGDIVPADARLLEDDPLKIDQSSLTGESLPVTKGPGDGVYPGSTCKQGEIDAVVIATGVHTFFGKAAYLVDSTNQVGRFQKVLTAIGNFCICSIAVGMDPDVFKIDMLVHFCKEIIVITDERNSVFAKGINADDVVLMAARASRTENQDAIDTAIVGMLVDLEEVGVQTSKMEMLPSNVDINSWETYNEER from the exons ATGGAG TACAATTTTGAGGGGAGATATGATCTAGTTAGGTTTCTAACGACAGTGCAGAAAGCAGGGCTTTATGCGAATCTTCGAGTTGGGCCTTAT AGGATTTCCTCTTTGGCTGAA GTTTTCAGAGATGGAAGGTGGAATGAGGAAGATGATGTTGTTTTGGTGCCTGGAGATATTATCAGCATAAAATTAGGAGATATAGTTCCTGCAGATGCTCGTTTACTTGAGGACGATCCTTTGAAAATTGATCAA TCATCTTTGACTGGTGAGTCCCTTCCTGTAACAAAAGGGCCTGGAGATGGAGTGTACCCAGGTTCTACATGCAAACAGGGAGAAATTGATGCTGTGGTCATTGCCACCGGGGTTCATACCTTCTTCGGGAAAGCCGCTTACCTTGTTGATTCCACTAATCAAGTGGGCCGCTTTCAGAAG GTGTTGACTGCGATTGGTAACTTTTGTATATGCTCTATTGCTGTGGGGATG GATCCTGATGTGTTCAAGATTGACATGCTTGTCCATTTCTGTAAAGAAATAATTGTAATTACTGATGAGAGGAACTCG gtatttgcaaaaggaataAATGCAGATGATGTTGTTCTTATGGCAGCTCGAGCCTCACGAACAGAAAACCAGGATGCAATAGATACTGCCATAGTTGGGATGCTGGTTGACCTAGAGGAG GTTGGAGTTCAGACATCAAAAATGGAAATGTTGCCGAGCAACGTTGATATTAACTCATGGGAGACCTATAATGAGGAAAGATAG